A stretch of Anaeromyxobacter dehalogenans 2CP-1 DNA encodes these proteins:
- a CDS encoding response regulator, with protein MDTRAGYRPPRRITVVEDDENIAGLLAFLLEREGFAPEVVGDGRAALEHAARHEPASAVVLDQLLPCRNGLSVATALRADPRWGEVPILLLGATRSIGGGAARVDAWLEKPFDPGALITELKRLAKDRP; from the coding sequence GTGGACACGCGTGCGGGATACCGCCCTCCCCGCCGGATCACGGTGGTCGAGGACGACGAGAACATCGCCGGCCTGCTGGCGTTCCTGCTGGAGCGCGAGGGGTTCGCGCCCGAGGTCGTGGGCGACGGCCGCGCCGCCCTGGAGCACGCGGCCCGCCACGAGCCGGCGAGCGCGGTGGTGCTGGATCAGCTCCTGCCCTGTCGCAACGGCCTCTCGGTCGCCACCGCGCTCCGCGCCGATCCGCGCTGGGGCGAGGTGCCCATCCTGCTCCTCGGCGCGACGCGCTCCATCGGCGGCGGCGCCGCGCGGGTGGACGCCTGGCTCGAGAAGCCGTTCGATCCGGGCGCGCTCATCACCGAGCTGAAGCGGCTCGCGAAGGACCGGCCGTGA
- a CDS encoding sulfurtransferase: MRFGPLIPAPALLTSLQDVRLLDARPGLEAYAAGHLQGALHADLNVHLSTASAPGFDPARGGRHPLPEPAAWAAQLGAWGIGPDTRVVVYDAAGGQNAAARLWWMLRAFGHAQVAVLDGGFQAARDVGVPVTTAAPAPAPAPRAYPAARWSLPILSIDEVTSRLGDPAWKVLDVRARERWRGETETLDPVAGRIPGTLNLPSAENLGPDGRFLAPEALRRKYLALLGGTPPEHLVVHCGSGVTACHTLLALDAAGLGGAALYVGSFSEWCRSGRPIGKG, encoded by the coding sequence ATGCGCTTCGGCCCGCTCATCCCCGCCCCGGCCCTGCTCACCTCGCTCCAGGACGTCCGGCTGCTCGACGCCCGCCCCGGCCTCGAGGCCTACGCCGCGGGGCACCTCCAGGGCGCCCTCCACGCCGACCTGAACGTCCACCTCAGCACCGCGTCGGCCCCCGGGTTCGATCCGGCCCGCGGCGGCCGCCACCCGCTGCCCGAGCCGGCCGCCTGGGCCGCGCAGCTCGGCGCGTGGGGCATCGGGCCGGACACCCGCGTCGTGGTCTACGACGCGGCGGGCGGCCAGAACGCCGCCGCGCGTCTCTGGTGGATGCTGCGGGCGTTCGGCCACGCGCAGGTCGCGGTGCTGGACGGCGGGTTCCAGGCGGCGCGGGACGTCGGCGTCCCGGTGACCACCGCAGCGCCGGCGCCGGCGCCTGCGCCGCGGGCGTATCCGGCCGCGCGCTGGTCGCTCCCCATCCTCTCGATCGACGAGGTCACGAGCCGGCTCGGGGATCCGGCGTGGAAGGTGCTCGACGTCCGCGCGCGCGAGCGCTGGCGCGGCGAGACGGAGACGCTCGATCCCGTGGCCGGCCGCATCCCCGGCACGCTGAACCTCCCCTCCGCCGAGAACCTCGGCCCCGACGGCCGGTTCCTCGCGCCCGAGGCGCTGCGCCGGAAGTACCTGGCGCTGCTCGGCGGCACCCCGCCCGAGCACCTCGTGGTGCACTGCGGATCCGGCGTGACCGCCTGTCACACGCTGCTCGCGCTGGACGCCGCCGGCCTCGGCGGCGCCGCGCTCTACGTGGGCTCGTTCAGCGAGTGGTGCCGCAGCGGACGGCCGATCGGGAAGGGGTGA
- a CDS encoding YaiO family outer membrane beta-barrel protein, with product MRRVLAALALLVPVAVPAVAAASTVELSQGAEALSGDRPAWRTTALDLAWVADRDRALAAGGSLREASRFREDDVEAAIWAQAPVAGFVLGVEGSASPTWEFLPRWSAGARAERGLGAGWVASLGGRLLRYDGELGASTVALTTAGLERYFGRWRTAASGTAAGLHGAWSGSGRLALDLYYGERGRVGVSVAAGRELESLGGGAVLRTDVLGAALTGAHPLSATWAVTWDLTAQRQGDLYTRVGGRLGVRRSF from the coding sequence GTGAGGCGCGTGCTCGCGGCGCTCGCCCTGCTCGTCCCGGTCGCCGTCCCCGCCGTCGCCGCCGCGTCCACGGTCGAGCTGAGCCAGGGCGCCGAGGCGCTCTCCGGCGATCGTCCGGCCTGGCGCACCACCGCGCTCGACCTCGCCTGGGTCGCCGATCGCGACCGCGCGCTCGCCGCGGGCGGCAGCCTGCGCGAGGCCTCGCGCTTCCGCGAGGACGACGTGGAGGCGGCGATCTGGGCCCAGGCCCCGGTCGCCGGGTTCGTGCTCGGGGTCGAGGGCTCGGCCAGCCCGACCTGGGAGTTCCTCCCGCGGTGGTCGGCCGGCGCGCGCGCCGAGCGCGGGCTGGGCGCGGGCTGGGTCGCCTCGCTGGGCGGTCGCCTGCTCCGCTACGACGGCGAGCTGGGGGCGAGCACCGTCGCGCTGACCACGGCCGGCCTGGAGCGGTACTTCGGGCGCTGGCGCACGGCCGCCAGCGGCACCGCCGCGGGCCTGCACGGTGCGTGGAGCGGCAGCGGCCGGCTCGCGCTCGATCTCTACTACGGCGAGCGCGGGCGGGTGGGCGTGTCCGTCGCCGCCGGGCGCGAGCTGGAGTCGCTGGGCGGCGGGGCGGTGCTCCGCACCGACGTGCTCGGCGCCGCGCTCACCGGTGCCCATCCGCTCTCGGCCACGTGGGCGGTCACCTGGGACCTGACCGCGCAGCGGCAGGGGGACCTCTACACTCGGGTGGGAGGGCGCCTTGGCGTTCGCCGGAGCTTTTGA